Proteins from a genomic interval of Helicoverpa zea isolate HzStark_Cry1AcR chromosome 31, ilHelZeax1.1, whole genome shotgun sequence:
- the LOC124644883 gene encoding actin-like, with the protein MPFTKPVVVIDNGSYNIKAGFACDNHPVSIFRTAVGRPKFLKGTYGRTPYEVYVGEDAVARVDELDLNYPVVKGRITHWDDMERVWHHIYYRELKAAPEDRAVLLSCAPATTMKDKIKCCEIFFDTLNAPELCIKQQSVLAIFGSGHTTGLSVDLGHDITEINPIYEGGAVNYANMLSNIAGEEVSDYIRESFRKRQLDLGKDMDNVINHIRKECSYVTENVACTRQDYTKKYKLPCGTEIDVSEEAFMAGELFFQPDLVLDRKLEGFSLPDAIMTASLKCDNEVQDELYNAVVIHGGMANIRGMHKRLTTELSSRSGKQVNVLYSSEPYAVPWLGGAVFAGMEGCGKVWVLKREFEEQGERIVKNRF; encoded by the exons ATGCCTTTTACGAAACCTGTAGTTGTTATCGACAACGGCAGTTACAATATCAAAGCTGGATTTGCCTGCGACAACCATCCTGTCTCCATCTTCAGGACAGCTGTTGGTAGACCGAAGTTTTTGAAGGGGACCTATGGAAGGACCCCGTATGAAGTGTATGTTGGTGAAGATGCTGTGGCGAGGGTTGATGAGCTGGACTTGAATTATCCTGTTGTGAAGGGGAGGATTACTCATTGGGATGACATGGAGAGGGTGTGGCATCATATTTACTATAGAGAGCTGAAGGCAGCTCCGGAGGATAGGGCGGTGCTCTTGTCTTGTGCTCCGGCTACTACTATGAAAGATAA AATAAAATGCTGCGAAATTTTCTTCGACACTCTGAATGCGCCGGAGTTGTGCATCAAGCAGCAGAGCGTGTTGGCGATCTTCGGGTCAGGTCACACCACGGGACTGTCGGTAGACCTGGGTCATGACATCACAGAGATCAACCCTATCTATGAAGGAGGCGCCGTGAACTATGCCAACATGCTGTCTAACATTGCTGGGGAAGAAGTTTCTGACTACATAAGAGAATCTTTCAGAAAGCGACAGCTAGATTTAGGCAAAGACATGGATAACGTGATCAATCATATAAGAAAAGAATGCTCTTACGTAACCGAGAATGTTGCCTGTACACGGCAAGATTATACGAAGAAGTACAAACTGCCTTGCGGGACTGAAATAGATGTTAGCGAAGAGGCTTTTATGGCTGGTGAGCTGTTCTTCCAGCCAGACTTGGTGTTGGACAGGAAACTAGAAGGGTTTTCTCTCCCCGATGCTATAATGACCGCATCTTTGAAATGTGATAACGAAGTGCAAGATGAGTTGTATAATGCTGTTGTCATTCATGGAGGCATGGCTAACATTAGGGGTATGCATAAGCGGCTTACGACTGAACTTTCTTCGAGATCTGGTAAACAGGTTAACGTTTTATATTCGTCGGAACCTTATGCAGTGCCGTGGCTAGGAGGAGCAGTGTTTGCAGGAATGGAAGGCTGCGGCAAGGTGTGGGTTCTTAAGAGAGAGTTTGAGGAACAAGGGGAGAGAATTGTTAAAAACAGGTTTTGA